A window of Gambusia affinis linkage group LG03, SWU_Gaff_1.0, whole genome shotgun sequence genomic DNA:
TGGATCAAATGGGGTCGCCCAGATTCCTGTTTGAACAGACATGGTCACATGCAGGGTAAAAAACAAGAGTCAAAAATGAAGACCCTTAATCTGCTACAAGACATTTACCTTTGAAGTAGACGTTGCTCAGGAGATAAAGGACTGTGCTTGGATCCAGGTTTTCTAATCGAGTTATTTTTCCACTGGTCATTCCAGATACATACCGATTGATGGTATTGGCGCTCTCTACAGGGTTAGTGAAGTCAATCTTGAAGCCCTCAGTAAAATAACACTGCTTCAGGACATGCAGGAACTCAGACTTTGGTGTGAACAGGTTGTCGACAAACACAGCAGTGCCTTGGCTGATCTTGGATGCCATACTTCCAATGATTTTCAGAAACGAAGTGTTTACATCTGTCTGAGTTAGCTGGGAGCTGTTGAAGCCCAGAGTACAAAACAGCTGCTGATGAGTCGCTCCTCGAGCCCCCACAGACAGAGCAGCCAAGGCAGCAGAGACACTGATTGGGGAGAAGAAAATGTGTTGGCCTTTAGAGGAAGCATGAGCTACCAACTTCCTGTAGAGTTTGAAGGCAAACTCTTTGTTTGCCGAGGACACCGATAAGAGTTTGTCATCACTGATGTCTGCAGAGAGGTCTGTGGCTTGTTTAGCTTGCTCTGTGGGTTGATGGCCTCTTGCTGTACAGATCACTGTCAAGAAGGTCCAGAGAACCACAGTTGTAGACACCATGACGATCTGAAACAGAGGGTCAAAACTGCATTCATTTGAGTTTGCATGATATTTGCCAGCAAACATGAGGCCaagtttccattttctttcttcacctGCGGGAGACTTCACTGTCCTCCACTTGTCTAATCATAGACATCCAATTTAAAGATGGTGGGTTATTCAAGTCACAACTGCATAGATTTTTCAAACCGGTCAAGTtaagtgggggggaaaaaaatagctcAGATTAACTTTCAAGCAGGTACTTTGCTAAATTGTTTTCACAGAAGACTCTCAGCACAGCTGTTCATTTTATGGACAGACAACAGCACACACACTGTTTAGGAGTAATGGAGTCTCTTGTATAATTTGCACCAATCAATAATCATTATGGGAAACTGAGCTTGTGAAGAAGTGACACAAAATCTAAGACACAGGTCATTTAATAAACTCACAGTTCAGAATTTTTCTTCATGAAATATACAGCCTGAAAGCTTTACACTTTTATcttagaaatgaaaagaaaattaaacagcaTTCATCTTTTTTAGCAACTTGTCATGAAAGAGGAAAGAGAAGCGATAGATACTCAAACAGCTTGAGACCAGGAACCAAATCCAAGACAACAGCTACAAGAACCTCTGCCTCTGTACATTATATACCTGCTCTACTAAGAGACACCCAGTGCCTTAAGAGATCAGTTCCAATCTGAATGTGTAAAACCAGTGTTAGTGGAGTAGATGACCAATCACAGCAAAACAGGAAGAGATTttgctgtgaaaagaaaaggttaGCCTCACAAGTGCATCAACGTCTCAGGATGTATCTCACATCCCCTCCATGTGGCACCCACTTATTGTGGTTGAGGGATTGAGTCTCTGATCAGGAGTCGTGTTGTGAAGGGCTTCATGGCCCTGGTAGAGTCACCCATGACAAACTGGTCCGAGGTGCATGGACAGAGCAGCCTAAAGACTCCTTACAAGGTATATCCATGGTCACTTGGGGCCCCACTCCAGAACCAAGCCTGGCCTCTATAGGTCACTGTGATGGTGACCTATATCTCACACATAGGTGAGACATGGGTCCCTCTTCCCATGGGCTCACTAGTGGTAGATGAGAGGGTTTGCGTGCAATGTGGAGAAGGCAGTGTCTGAAAGCAGGGGCTTCTGAGCTGATCCTCAGCTACAAAAACATCATTTCTTATGGGGGAAGGAGACTGAACTGCCCTGTCAGGGTTAAACTGGAGTTGGAGTCCATTCATTTTCGTCTCTGTGCTCCACCAGGTCTGTTAACCAGTTTCaggacccgaccagaacccaAGTGTAAATTGCCTTGAGAAATGGGATTTggttatatatgtatatataaaagcaGGCTTCGACACTGAAAAAGGATCAAATGTTACAAGCCATACAAATGAAAGAGATACAGAGTTACATTCACCATCCAGCACTGTGGCCACAATTAGCTCACCTTatggcagtgtttcccaaccctggtactcaaggcacactgccctgcatgatTTAGGTgattccttgcttcagtccagctgatttcaattgatgactgatcaacaggcatttgttgaactgcaatcatttgaatcaggcacattaaagcagggaaacctctaaaacatgtagcaaaatgtgccttgaggaccagggttgggaaacactgccttATGGATGAAATCAAGTGAGGCAAACATCGTAGTGAGAGTTGAGCTTTTCATTCTCTGCAATCTGTACCTTCCAAGGAGTGTCTAATCAGTTTCAGTCTGTTTATGTATGCCTGGCATCAGtcatacaaaaacatgtttgtgtacTCTGTGGCGTGTCCGCAGATTAAAAAGGAGCttaaaagacaaaggaaaagaTCTATAACACTGGGCTTGACACATGGCTCTGAATCCAGTTAAGTTTTAAAGAAGCCAATAAAAATCTTTAGtttgtcttttgtaaaaaatttcaTTAGAATATGctttgaaatgtcttttatttgcAGAACAAAGTGTTCCATTCACAAAGACAGCAGAATGACTTCACTTTGAAATTTTAAGTCAGAACATCAGATGTTTGAGTTTGCAATTCTACCCATAAATAGCGTCAGCAGCTTGTAGTGTAGGAGTGTTGCTCTTGAGGACCGGAACTGGACTGTCCTGCAAAACTTGATTTTAGGAGATCATAGACCTCCAGGGGTTTTCACAAAGGGATTAGTCTCATTTCTGGATTCTTTTATATGTAGGGGATAAAGTATAATTTTTGACCAGAAGACAAAAAAGCTggatttaaaagcaaaacatctaAGGTATCAGAATAAAGAAATTTTGCCATTGCTcattaatcagattttctttggtGCA
This region includes:
- the LOC122828717 gene encoding serine protease inhibitor A3K-like — encoded protein: MVSTTVVLWTFLTVICTARGHQPTEQAKQATDLSADISDDKLLSVSSANKEFAFKLYRKLVAHASSKGQHIFFSPISVSAALAALSVGARGATHQQLFCTLGFNSSQLTQTDVNTSFLKIIGSMASKISQGTAVFVDNLFTPKSEFLHVLKQCYFTEGFKIDFTNPVESANTINRYVSGMTSGKITRLENLDPSTVLYLLSNVYFKGIWATPFDPKLTTLDLFRVTETIEVPVPMMRMEADVATYYDEAIATTVLHLPFNNSYSMLLLLPDTMETLENKISPAHITRWLQRMKQSKYKISVPMFYIKTSYKLNDVLTEMGMADMFGDHANLSGIADEQKLVVSEVVHQATLDVDETGDTAAAATGVGISFFSLVTPELKFNRPFIVMVTEVSAENIIFMGKIVNPNI